In one window of Thermodesulfobacteriota bacterium DNA:
- the hemL gene encoding glutamate-1-semialdehyde 2,1-aminomutase yields MGTKKSAQVLRKAVKLIPGGVNSPVRAFKAVGGGPVFISRAGGSKIYDIDGNAYIDYIGSWGPMILGHAHPKVSKAIKKAVDRGTSYGAPTPLEVTLAEMTRKAFPSMEMVRFVSSGTEATMSAIRLARAHTGRDGIIKFEGCYHGHADSLLVKAGSGAATLGVPDSPGVVADLARHTYNATYNDLGSVKAVFDKVPKGIACVIVEGVPGNMGVVLPKEGFLSGLKALCKKNGALLIMDEVMSGFRLCYGGAQRIYSIDPDLTCLGKVIGGGLPVGAFGGKRGIMEKLSPSGPVYQAGTLSGNPLAMTAGIETLKLLQGRGVYDKLYKSTSYLAEGLAEIAKRRGVPVHTAVAGSMFTLFFSEKPVTNWPDAKGSDTARFGKYFTRMLKSGIYLPPSQFEAVFVGLSHTRADLEKTLEAAERAFKGL; encoded by the coding sequence ATGGGCACGAAAAAATCCGCTCAGGTCTTAAGGAAAGCAGTGAAGCTCATCCCCGGCGGGGTAAACAGCCCCGTAAGGGCGTTCAAGGCCGTGGGCGGGGGGCCCGTCTTCATCTCCAGGGCCGGCGGCTCTAAGATATATGACATAGACGGGAACGCGTACATCGATTACATCGGCTCGTGGGGGCCCATGATACTCGGGCACGCCCACCCCAAGGTATCGAAGGCCATAAAGAAGGCGGTGGACAGGGGCACGAGCTACGGCGCGCCGACCCCGCTTGAGGTCACCCTAGCAGAGATGACCCGGAAGGCCTTCCCCTCGATGGAGATGGTAAGGTTCGTAAGCTCCGGCACAGAGGCCACCATGAGCGCCATCCGCCTTGCCAGGGCCCATACGGGACGGGACGGGATAATAAAATTCGAGGGCTGCTATCACGGCCACGCCGACAGCCTACTCGTAAAGGCGGGCTCGGGCGCCGCGACCCTTGGCGTGCCGGACAGCCCCGGTGTCGTAGCCGACCTCGCCAGGCACACCTATAACGCCACCTACAACGACCTCGGCTCGGTGAAAGCCGTCTTCGACAAGGTCCCCAAGGGCATAGCCTGCGTCATAGTAGAGGGCGTTCCCGGCAACATGGGAGTCGTGCTCCCCAAGGAAGGCTTCCTGTCGGGCCTTAAGGCGCTCTGCAAAAAAAACGGCGCCCTCCTTATAATGGACGAAGTCATGAGCGGCTTCAGGCTCTGCTACGGCGGTGCGCAGAGAATATACTCAATCGACCCTGACCTTACCTGCCTTGGCAAGGTCATAGGCGGGGGGCTCCCTGTCGGCGCTTTCGGAGGCAAGAGGGGCATAATGGAGAAGCTTTCGCCTTCAGGCCCGGTCTACCAGGCGGGGACCCTCTCGGGCAATCCGCTGGCCATGACCGCCGGGATAGAGACCCTTAAGCTCCTGCAGGGCAGGGGCGTATACGACAAGCTCTACAAATCCACCAGCTACCTCGCCGAGGGGCTCGCTGAGATAGCGAAGAGGCGCGGGGTGCCGGTGCATACGGCGGTAGCAGGGTCGATGTTCACGCTCTTTTTCTCTGAAAAGCCCGTCACGAACTGGCCGGACGCCAAAGGCTCGGACACCGCAAGGTTCGGGAAGTATTTCACGCGTATGCTCAAAAGCGGAATATACCTACCCCCCTCGCAGTTCGAGGCCGTCTTCGTCGGCCTCTCCCATACCAGGGCAGACCTTGAAAAGACCCTGGAGGCCGCTGAAAGGGCCTTCAAGGGACTGTAA
- a CDS encoding porin, producing MKRKALIVLTAMAGLFGAAPPSAAEFAFGEETKGVTLAQGESDLTIRVRLQPRFDFGDIITSTGGDSYATESDMYFRRARLEMGGNLVSKKIKYNVTFDADKWDKAGNNNKISLKYAYVALTPDEAYSFMFGKEKLPYSREELISSSTLLFIERPASVDASRDVFGASNAYYQPKAAVFGKLFEGAIGYEVAVADGWQNGEAIQTGPTTVYKAAPLLATRVEISPTGWVETKKQGSYLGKGQHITAGVSLAVQKDIDYASGGGEDRTLWGVDVSTHLQGLTASAEYISWEVDSTLGKTRPEGWFLQAGYFMEELNIEPAARYEVFDENAKAADMKERTMTLGVNWYGKGHGLKVQANWAHTRFESNASGGLSNDKSRDILQIQGQLYF from the coding sequence ATGAAGAGAAAAGCCTTGATCGTCCTTACCGCTATGGCCGGGCTGTTTGGGGCCGCGCCCCCGTCTGCCGCCGAGTTCGCCTTCGGCGAGGAGACGAAAGGGGTCACATTGGCCCAGGGCGAGAGCGACCTCACGATACGGGTGAGGCTCCAGCCGAGGTTCGATTTCGGGGATATAATCACGAGCACCGGCGGAGACTCGTACGCGACAGAGAGCGACATGTATTTCAGGAGGGCGCGCCTTGAGATGGGCGGCAACCTCGTATCGAAGAAGATAAAATACAACGTGACCTTTGACGCAGACAAATGGGACAAGGCCGGGAACAACAATAAGATATCTCTCAAGTACGCGTATGTCGCCCTCACCCCGGACGAGGCCTATTCGTTCATGTTCGGAAAGGAGAAGCTGCCGTACTCGAGGGAAGAGCTCATATCAAGCTCGACCCTCCTTTTCATAGAGCGGCCCGCTTCTGTCGATGCGTCAAGGGACGTCTTCGGCGCGAGCAACGCCTATTACCAGCCAAAGGCGGCTGTATTCGGGAAGCTATTTGAAGGGGCCATCGGCTATGAGGTCGCCGTGGCAGACGGCTGGCAGAACGGGGAGGCGATACAAACTGGCCCGACCACGGTCTACAAGGCCGCGCCCCTTCTTGCGACAAGGGTCGAGATATCGCCGACCGGTTGGGTGGAGACGAAGAAACAAGGCTCATATCTCGGCAAGGGGCAGCACATAACGGCCGGGGTGAGCCTTGCCGTGCAGAAGGACATTGATTACGCGAGCGGCGGCGGTGAGGACAGGACCCTCTGGGGAGTGGACGTATCGACGCACCTCCAGGGCCTTACCGCGAGCGCGGAGTATATCTCCTGGGAGGTGGACTCAACCCTCGGCAAGACCAGGCCCGAAGGCTGGTTCCTGCAGGCCGGGTATTTCATGGAGGAGCTTAACATCGAGCCCGCGGCCAGGTACGAGGTCTTTGACGAGAACGCGAAGGCCGCTGACATGAAAGAACGTACCATGACCCTCGGCGTCAACTGGTATGGCAAGGGACACGGCTTGAAGGTGCAGGCCAACTGGGCGCATACCCGGTTCGAGTCCAATGCGAGCGGCGGGCTTTCGAACGACAAATCCAGGGACATACTGCAGATTCAAGGGCAGCTGTATTTCTAG